The following is a genomic window from Rhodoferax sp. PAMC 29310.
GATGTGATGGACAACCACTATGTGCCCAACCTGACTTTCGGGCCGATGATTTGCAGTGCCTTGAAGCCCCATGCCAAGACGGCCGCCGGCGTGGCCGTGCCCATTGACGTGCATTTGATGATTCAGCCCGTGGACGCCCTGGCCGCCGCGTTTGCCGATGCCGGTGCCGACTACATCAGCTTTCACCCAGACGCCTCGGGCCACGTGCACCGCAGCATCCAGGCCATCAAGTCCAAGGGCTGCAAGGCCGGTCTGGTGTTCAACCCTGCCGAGCCGCTGGACGTGCTGGACTGGGTGATTGAGGACATCGACCTGATTTTGATCATGAGCGTCAACCCCGGTTTTGGCGGCCAGAGCTTCATTGACTCGGCCCTGCGCAAGATTGAAGACGTGCGCAAGCGCATCACGGCCAGTGGCAAAG
Proteins encoded in this region:
- the rpe gene encoding ribulose-phosphate 3-epimerase, with product MAMTFRIAPSLLSADFARLGEELKNVIAAGSDWIHFDVMDNHYVPNLTFGPMICSALKPHAKTAAGVAVPIDVHLMIQPVDALAAAFADAGADYISFHPDASGHVHRSIQAIKSKGCKAGLVFNPAEPLDVLDWVIEDIDLILIMSVNPGFGGQSFIDSALRKIEDVRKRITASGKDIRLEVDGGVKVDNIRRVADAGADTFVAGSAIFGKPDYKAVVDAMRAELATR